One window of Candidatus Regiella endosymbiont of Tuberolachnus salignus genomic DNA carries:
- the yfbV gene encoding terminus macrodomain insulation protein YfbV: MTHSPDPIASWFQVLKCGQKYMKTWPLDKRLAPIFLEHHVIKVTRFGIRFMPPLAIFMLTWQIALGGSLGLAATGALFACSLPLQGLWWLGKRSMMPLPPRLVRWFHDIHQKLAQAGKVVVVAEQCLTYQSLAELLKGAFKQLDKTFFDGL, encoded by the coding sequence ATGACACACTCCCCTGATCCGATAGCAAGTTGGTTTCAAGTGCTCAAATGTGGCCAAAAATACATGAAGACGTGGCCGTTAGACAAACGCCTGGCGCCTATTTTTTTGGAGCATCATGTTATCAAAGTCACCCGGTTTGGCATCCGCTTTATGCCGCCCCTCGCTATCTTTATGTTGACTTGGCAGATAGCGCTGGGAGGGTCGTTAGGGCTTGCTGCTACTGGTGCACTCTTTGCCTGTAGTTTGCCGTTACAAGGATTATGGTGGTTAGGTAAGCGGTCGATGATGCCGTTACCGCCGCGACTCGTGCGTTGGTTTCATGATATACATCAAAAATTAGCTCAAGCCGGCAAGGTCGTGGTAGTGGCTGAACAATGCCTCACTTATCAATCGCTGGCCGAGTTACTTAAAGGGGCGTTTAAGCAATTGGATAAAACATTTTTTGACGGTTTGTGA
- a CDS encoding autotransporter assembly complex family protein: MSRYPIFYFLCVVFFVIPFAHATHIQFQVKGLSGELEKNVNARLSTIKGDNVNFDGRFQAQVNVAVRQGLRALGYYHPIIHFNLQPGSADRSTLIINVIAGKAVLIAGTDIKLQGAAKDDQEYQTLIIKETPKIGSVLHHGKFDDFTGSLSALALRKGYFDADMIKKQLGVADKLHQAFWDIDFDSGQRYRFGKVVFQGAQIREDYLQNLIPFEVGNYYHSDDLAELNRRLAATNWFNSAVVSPNFEDAKISKILPLDAIITPRTKNTVELGGGYATDTGPRLKASWRKPWLNNRGHSFTSNANISAPEQSLDFSYRIPLLENPLDHYYLLQSGLKRKRVNDTRSNTSTLNVARFWKMPSGWQPSVNLRWSLDHYTQGQVTNTTMLLYPGVSINRTRQRGGMMPTWGDSQRYSFDVSNTRWGSNVDFGIIQAQQVWIRSFGEKNRVILRGHLGWIETNDFDRVPPLLRFFAGGDRSIRGYKYQSISPLDSEGKLSGASKLITGSLEYQYKVANRWWGAIFVDGGEAVNDIRRSNFKTGAGMGIRWESPLGPLKFDIALPVGDKKENSVQFYIGLGPEL, translated from the coding sequence GTGTCGCGATACCCTATTTTTTATTTTTTATGCGTTGTCTTTTTTGTTATCCCCTTTGCTCATGCCACTCATATCCAATTTCAGGTTAAAGGTCTTAGCGGAGAATTAGAAAAAAATGTGAATGCACGTTTATCAACCATAAAAGGTGATAACGTCAACTTTGATGGCCGTTTTCAAGCGCAGGTGAATGTTGCCGTTCGTCAGGGATTGCGTGCATTAGGTTATTACCATCCTATTATTCATTTCAATTTGCAACCCGGATCGGCTGACCGCTCGACACTGATTATCAATGTGATAGCCGGTAAAGCGGTATTGATTGCTGGCACAGATATCAAATTACAGGGTGCCGCTAAAGATGATCAGGAGTATCAAACGTTAATCATTAAAGAGACACCAAAAATCGGTTCAGTATTACATCATGGCAAATTTGATGATTTTACCGGCTCCCTTTCTGCTCTGGCATTACGTAAAGGTTATTTCGACGCTGATATGATTAAAAAACAACTGGGGGTTGCTGACAAATTACATCAAGCTTTTTGGGATATTGATTTCGACAGTGGCCAACGTTACCGCTTTGGTAAGGTTGTATTCCAGGGAGCGCAAATTCGCGAAGATTACCTACAAAACTTAATCCCCTTTGAGGTTGGAAATTATTATCATTCTGACGATCTTGCTGAGTTAAATCGTCGGTTAGCGGCGACCAATTGGTTTAATTCAGCGGTGGTATCTCCTAATTTTGAAGACGCCAAGATCAGTAAAATTCTGCCTTTGGATGCAATAATCACCCCTCGAACGAAAAATACAGTTGAACTCGGTGGTGGATATGCAACTGATACTGGGCCGCGGCTAAAAGCGAGCTGGCGTAAGCCTTGGCTCAACAATCGTGGCCATAGCTTTACCAGCAATGCCAATATTTCTGCTCCGGAACAAAGTCTTGATTTCAGTTATCGTATTCCATTATTAGAAAATCCACTCGATCACTATTATCTACTGCAAAGCGGATTGAAACGTAAGCGGGTAAATGATACTAGATCAAATACCAGTACTTTGAACGTGGCGCGTTTTTGGAAAATGCCCAGTGGATGGCAGCCGTCTGTTAATCTGCGCTGGAGTTTAGATCACTATACTCAAGGACAAGTCACAAACACGACGATGCTGCTTTATCCTGGTGTTAGCATCAATCGTACACGTCAACGGGGAGGAATGATGCCAACCTGGGGCGATAGTCAGCGGTATTCGTTTGATGTATCAAATACGCGCTGGGGATCAAATGTTGATTTTGGCATCATACAAGCACAGCAGGTTTGGATCCGCTCATTCGGTGAAAAAAATCGAGTGATATTACGTGGGCATCTCGGTTGGATAGAAACCAATGATTTCGACCGTGTGCCCCCTTTATTGCGTTTTTTTGCCGGGGGAGACCGTAGTATCCGTGGCTATAAATACCAAAGTATTTCACCCCTTGACAGTGAAGGTAAACTCAGTGGTGCGTCAAAATTAATCACCGGCTCTCTTGAATATCAATATAAGGTCGCTAATCGATGGTGGGGGGCTATTTTTGTCGACGGAGGAGAAGCGGTAAATGATATCCGCCGTAGCAATTTTAAAACAGGAGCCGGGATGGGTATACGTTGGGAATCACCACTGGGTCCATTAAAGTTCGATATCGCGTTACCGGTTGGCGATAAAAAAGAAAATTCTGTCCAATTTTATATTGGATTAGGACCTGAATTATGA
- the glnP gene encoding glutamine ABC transporter permease GlnP produces MQFEWSAIWPALPILLEGAKLTLWISILGLLGGLIIGVVAGFARAYGGKISSNIALVFIELIRGTPIIVQVMFIYFAMPIMMPIRIDPFTAAVVTIMINSGAYIAEITRGAVLSIHKGFREAGLALGLSKRDTLRYVIAPLALRRMLPPLGNQWIVSIKDTSLFMVIGVAELTRQGQEIIAGNFRAMEIWSAVAVIYLIITLALSFVLRKVEKKLKII; encoded by the coding sequence ATGCAGTTTGAATGGAGTGCTATTTGGCCCGCCCTCCCAATCCTGCTTGAAGGTGCTAAGTTAACGTTATGGATTTCAATCCTTGGATTACTTGGCGGTTTGATTATTGGGGTTGTTGCCGGTTTTGCTCGTGCTTATGGTGGTAAAATTAGCAGCAATATTGCCTTGGTATTTATCGAGCTTATTCGTGGCACCCCTATTATTGTACAGGTCATGTTTATTTATTTTGCCATGCCGATCATGATGCCCATCCGTATCGATCCTTTCACCGCAGCAGTGGTAACCATTATGATTAACTCTGGTGCCTATATTGCTGAGATCACCCGTGGCGCTGTACTGTCCATTCACAAGGGTTTTCGCGAAGCGGGTCTGGCTTTAGGTCTATCTAAACGTGATACTCTGCGTTATGTCATCGCCCCTTTAGCACTGCGTCGCATGTTACCCCCTTTAGGAAATCAATGGATTGTTAGCATCAAAGATACCTCACTGTTTATGGTGATTGGTGTTGCTGAATTGACGCGCCAAGGGCAGGAAATTATTGCTGGTAATTTTCGAGCAATGGAAATATGGTCTGCAGTAGCGGTAATTTATCTCATTATCACGCTAGCACTTAGTTTTGTGCTGCGTAAGGTAGAAAAAAAGCTGAAAATAATATGA
- the yfbR gene encoding 5'-deoxynucleotidase: MTCSKPENKSHFFAHLSRLSLINRWPLMRTVRSENVSEHSLQVAFVAHALAIIQNRLFEANFNAERIALLAMYHDVSEVLTGDMATPVKYHNPQITREYKQIEKSAQKKLIAMLPAALQKDFRFISDDCDCSKSDDCSCNKEEKLIVKQADTLCAYLKCLEELAAHNNEFICAEKRLRDVLEKYGSPAVDYFMKVFVPSFKLSLHEISDDSPAI; this comes from the coding sequence ATGACTTGTTCTAAACCTGAAAATAAAAGCCACTTTTTTGCCCATCTGTCTCGGCTTTCCTTGATTAACCGCTGGCCGTTGATGCGCACTGTGCGGAGCGAAAATGTTTCAGAGCACAGTTTGCAAGTGGCTTTTGTTGCTCATGCGTTAGCCATTATTCAAAATCGCCTGTTCGAGGCTAACTTTAACGCCGAGCGCATTGCATTATTGGCGATGTACCACGATGTCAGTGAAGTGCTCACCGGTGATATGGCAACACCCGTCAAGTACCACAATCCACAAATCACCCGTGAATACAAACAAATTGAAAAATCAGCTCAAAAAAAATTGATTGCCATGCTACCAGCAGCATTACAAAAGGATTTTCGTTTCATCTCGGATGACTGTGATTGCAGTAAATCGGATGATTGCAGTTGCAATAAAGAGGAAAAATTAATAGTGAAACAAGCTGATACTTTATGTGCTTATCTAAAATGCTTAGAAGAATTGGCCGCGCACAATAATGAATTTATTTGTGCTGAAAAGCGCTTAAGAGACGTTTTGGAAAAATATGGCAGTCCAGCAGTCGACTATTTTATGAAAGTGTTTGTTCCCAGTTTCAAATTATCATTACATGAAATTAGCGATGATTCACCCGCGATATAA
- the queE gene encoding 7-carboxy-7-deazaguanine synthase QueE codes for MLYPINEIFQSLQGEGYFTNVPAIFIRLQGCPVACSWCDTKHTWDIKKDKEIDIQGITVKTVAKDTWSNANEQQLVAICKEKYQARHVVITGGEPCLYDLQPLTSLLEENGYRCQIETSGTHPVRCSTASWVTVSPKIGMKGGLKLLDQALQRADEIKHPVARERDIERLNNLLYKLNDGKKPVIALQPIRKTEKESEEATKLCIETCIKHNWRLSVQMHKYLKIR; via the coding sequence ATGCTGTACCCGATTAATGAGATTTTTCAGTCGTTGCAAGGAGAAGGGTATTTCACCAACGTACCGGCAATTTTCATACGATTACAAGGCTGCCCAGTCGCTTGTAGTTGGTGTGATACTAAACATACCTGGGATATAAAAAAAGATAAAGAAATTGATATACAAGGTATTACGGTAAAAACCGTCGCCAAGGATACATGGAGTAATGCCAATGAGCAGCAATTGGTTGCTATCTGTAAAGAAAAATACCAGGCGCGTCACGTTGTTATAACCGGTGGAGAGCCTTGCCTTTACGATTTACAGCCCTTAACTTCTTTGTTGGAAGAAAACGGTTATCGTTGTCAAATTGAAACCAGCGGCACCCATCCAGTGCGCTGTTCTACAGCCAGTTGGGTGACTGTATCGCCGAAAATAGGGATGAAAGGGGGGTTAAAATTACTTGATCAGGCATTACAACGGGCTGATGAAATAAAACATCCGGTGGCGCGAGAGCGAGATATTGAGCGATTAAATAATTTATTATATAAGCTGAATGACGGTAAAAAACCTGTTATTGCTCTACAGCCGATCAGAAAAACAGAGAAGGAGTCAGAAGAGGCAACCAAGCTTTGTATAGAAACGTGCATTAAACACAACTGGAGGTTATCTGTGCAAATGCATAAATACCTTAAGATCCGTTGA
- the glnH gene encoding glutamine ABC transporter substrate-binding protein GlnH, which yields MKLLVKILLAGLTLAFAVSAYCEQKKLIVATDTAFVPFEFKEGDNYVGFDIDLWQAIAEQLHVDYQLKPMDFSGIIPALQTKNVDVALAGITITDERKKVIDFSDGYYDSGLLIMVKNNNNDIKGEQDLQGKVVAVKMGTGSVDYAKTNIKTKNLRQFPNIDNAYLELATGRADAVLHDAPNILYFIKTAGNDRFKAVGAPIKAQQYGIAFLKGSELREKVNQALQVLHEKGIYAEIYKKWFGDTQ from the coding sequence ATGAAGTTGCTTGTGAAAATTTTATTGGCTGGATTAACCTTAGCCTTTGCCGTTAGTGCTTACTGTGAACAAAAAAAACTGATTGTCGCCACCGATACCGCATTTGTTCCTTTCGAATTCAAAGAAGGAGATAACTATGTTGGTTTTGATATCGACCTCTGGCAAGCTATCGCTGAACAACTTCATGTCGACTACCAACTAAAACCGATGGATTTCAGTGGCATTATTCCTGCCTTACAAACCAAAAATGTCGATGTGGCACTAGCGGGTATTACTATTACTGATGAACGCAAGAAAGTCATAGATTTTTCTGATGGTTATTATGACAGTGGCCTGCTGATTATGGTCAAAAATAATAATAACGACATCAAAGGTGAGCAGGATCTACAAGGAAAAGTGGTTGCGGTAAAAATGGGCACAGGCTCAGTAGACTATGCAAAAACAAACATTAAAACCAAAAATCTGCGTCAATTCCCTAACATTGATAACGCCTACCTAGAACTCGCTACAGGCAGAGCCGATGCGGTATTGCATGATGCGCCCAATATACTGTACTTCATCAAAACTGCCGGCAATGACCGATTTAAGGCGGTTGGTGCCCCTATTAAAGCGCAACAATATGGTATTGCTTTTCTAAAAGGCAGTGAATTACGAGAAAAAGTTAATCAGGCGCTACAGGTATTACATGAAAAAGGCATTTATGCTGAAATCTATAAAAAATGGTTCGGTGATACCCAATAA
- a CDS encoding translocation/assembly module TamB domain-containing protein: MSWIKKLSLALLLIVLSLVGTTVTLLSTEGGLHFLLNRAVGWVPGLQMASVSGGWQDLRLKGIEYQMPGMIVKTGQLDLSLQFSCLKNKEICINALTAQDVVVMINSKVLPVSEPDPADKPLTDLRTPYPIILKLLALNRVKITVDNQTISLEALRTAARWQQRRLSLMPTQINGLLVSSTLPPIEKPVSPKKHEATLPEISLVEHLQTFFATPLLPKLPDFSLPLDIQIKEILAQQIRIKGDQDILITHFLLKGSTQDQQVQLDDLQIKSPQGELSAKGNLTLAGKWPLDIVANSTLNIASLKEEKIKLKLAGDLRGQLALALNLSGSVSAQLTAKTRLSEIGLPLSATLQSQQLRWPLTGDKQYQLNNFNMRFDGKMTDYALSLRSDFQGLDLPSAQFTLEGKGDLAQFDLTALNLAALQGNAHLTGRVDWHNAINWHQILTVSGINTEKQWPAWPAKLDGKITTQGSVSRDGHWQMQIPELTLNGNIKQKQLTARGAISGNSAGQWHVPAINLALGRNTLNIKGDLDKNWALDASLDAPELNGALPGLGGVAKGMLKLRGSLKTPQVLADLSAHRLQWQKLNIKSVKIEGNLHLEERMQSQLMIQIEQLKQENFSINGLTLTAKGSEKQHQLHLKLAGHPMAGQLVLNGRFDRQQQRWWGNLSDTYVDTPVGEWRLNRAATLEYFNMPQKLTIGSHCWQHANAELCAPGRIEIGESGQAHVLLKRFDLAMMKPLLGSDTLLSGIFTGWGDISWQADDTLPQFDMALVGRGVKVQQRIQNNLVPIAFDTLNLNAGLKKGNAQMDWLIKLTDNGQFNGQLKIEQPQGQRNLSGNITISDVSLAMLNPILSYGETASGVLNSKLRLAGNANNPLLYGQLALDKIGFDGSWMPFKINEGRLLMNFNGMTSTLEGLIRTAQGQLNLIGEADWRTPDAWHAKIAAKGDKLRVTMPPMLQADVSPDLAFVASPQSFKLEGQVDIPWARILIEKIPEDVVAVSSDEVMLNNQLQPIAPRNTAMAIQSNLNILLGSDVHIDAFGLQAQLQGALKVVQDKRGLGLHGQITIPQGNFHAYGQDLIVKKGELLFSGPADQPLLNIDAIRNPETTENKVTAGVLVTGMANAPRVDVYSDPAMSQQEALSYLLRGQGLTSSGADGGVMTSMLIGIGVAKSGKLVGKIGEAFGVSNLTLDTEGVGNSSKVVVSGNVTKNLQVKYGVGIFDSLAALTLRYQLMPKLYLEAVSGINQTLDMLYQFEF; this comes from the coding sequence ATGAGTTGGATAAAAAAACTGAGTCTTGCCCTGTTGCTCATTGTTTTATCGCTTGTGGGGACTACTGTCACTTTACTGAGTACCGAGGGTGGGTTACATTTTTTGCTTAACCGTGCTGTCGGTTGGGTGCCTGGGTTACAAATGGCCAGTGTTAGCGGTGGTTGGCAAGATCTGAGGCTGAAAGGGATCGAATATCAGATGCCTGGCATGATAGTAAAAACGGGTCAGTTAGATCTTTCACTGCAATTTTCATGTCTAAAAAATAAAGAAATCTGTATCAATGCGCTGACAGCACAAGATGTTGTTGTCATGATTAATAGTAAAGTGCTTCCTGTTAGCGAGCCTGATCCTGCTGATAAGCCACTAACTGACCTACGTACGCCTTATCCAATCATATTAAAATTATTAGCCCTTAATCGAGTTAAAATAACGGTAGATAACCAAACGATTTCTTTAGAGGCGTTACGCACTGCTGCTCGTTGGCAACAACGTCGCTTATCACTGATGCCAACTCAAATTAATGGATTGCTGGTTTCCTCAACCTTACCGCCAATAGAAAAACCGGTTAGCCCAAAAAAGCACGAAGCAACCTTGCCTGAAATCTCGTTAGTTGAGCATCTGCAGACATTTTTTGCTACCCCCTTATTGCCAAAGCTCCCCGATTTTTCTTTGCCGCTAGACATTCAGATAAAAGAAATTTTGGCTCAACAAATACGGATTAAGGGTGATCAGGATATCCTGATCACTCATTTTTTATTAAAAGGCTCTACTCAGGATCAACAGGTTCAGTTGGATGATTTGCAGATTAAATCACCACAGGGTGAATTATCTGCCAAGGGAAACCTGACATTAGCGGGTAAATGGCCGTTAGATATTGTGGCTAACAGCACGCTCAATATTGCGTCGCTAAAAGAGGAAAAGATTAAACTCAAGTTGGCGGGTGATCTGCGGGGACAATTAGCGCTAGCGTTAAATCTTTCCGGCTCAGTTAGTGCGCAATTAACGGCAAAAACCCGGCTGTCAGAAATCGGATTACCGCTATCGGCCACTTTGCAAAGTCAGCAATTACGTTGGCCGTTGACCGGTGATAAGCAATATCAACTTAATAATTTCAATATGCGTTTTGATGGCAAAATGACGGATTATGCATTGTCATTACGCTCTGATTTTCAAGGTTTGGATTTACCTTCGGCTCAGTTCACCCTCGAGGGTAAAGGTGATCTAGCGCAATTTGATCTGACCGCTTTAAACTTAGCGGCTTTACAAGGTAATGCTCATCTGACTGGCAGGGTGGATTGGCACAATGCTATCAACTGGCATCAGATATTGACCGTAAGCGGTATTAATACGGAAAAACAATGGCCAGCATGGCCAGCAAAACTTGATGGTAAAATTACCACTCAGGGCAGTGTCAGTCGTGATGGTCACTGGCAAATGCAAATTCCAGAATTAACATTAAATGGCAATATCAAACAAAAACAGCTAACAGCCCGGGGTGCGATCAGCGGAAATTCTGCTGGACAATGGCATGTCCCCGCTATCAACCTGGCGCTGGGTCGTAATACCCTCAATATTAAAGGTGATCTCGATAAAAATTGGGCATTGGACGCTAGCCTTGATGCGCCTGAATTGAATGGTGCTCTGCCGGGATTAGGCGGCGTGGCGAAAGGGATGCTTAAATTGCGCGGGAGTTTAAAGACGCCACAAGTGTTGGCCGATCTTAGTGCGCACCGATTACAGTGGCAAAAACTGAATATTAAAAGTGTAAAGATTGAGGGTAATTTGCATTTAGAGGAACGAATGCAAAGCCAGCTAATGATACAGATTGAGCAATTGAAACAGGAAAATTTTTCGATCAATGGATTAACGCTCACGGCCAAAGGCAGCGAAAAGCAGCATCAGCTACATTTGAAATTAGCCGGTCATCCCATGGCGGGTCAATTAGTGTTAAATGGCCGTTTTGATAGACAGCAACAACGCTGGTGGGGCAATTTGAGTGACACCTATGTTGATACCCCGGTGGGTGAGTGGCGTTTAAATCGCGCGGCCACACTTGAGTATTTCAATATGCCACAAAAATTGACCATTGGATCACATTGTTGGCAACATGCTAATGCAGAACTTTGTGCGCCCGGTCGCATTGAGATAGGTGAAAGTGGGCAGGCGCATGTGCTCCTCAAACGCTTTGATTTAGCAATGATGAAACCATTGCTGGGTTCAGATACGCTCTTGAGCGGAATTTTTACTGGGTGGGGCGATATCAGTTGGCAAGCTGATGATACCTTGCCCCAGTTTGATATGGCGCTGGTGGGACGTGGCGTAAAAGTACAACAAAGAATACAAAATAACCTAGTGCCTATTGCTTTTGATACGTTAAACTTAAACGCGGGGCTGAAAAAAGGCAATGCGCAGATGGATTGGCTGATTAAGCTAACTGACAATGGGCAATTTAATGGTCAGCTAAAAATCGAGCAACCACAAGGGCAGCGTAATTTATCAGGCAATATTACGATCAGTGATGTTTCACTGGCGATGCTCAATCCTATCTTAAGTTATGGCGAAACCGCTTCCGGCGTGCTGAACAGCAAACTACGTTTGGCAGGGAATGCAAACAATCCTCTGCTGTATGGGCAACTGGCATTAGATAAGATAGGTTTTGATGGTAGCTGGATGCCATTTAAGATCAACGAAGGCCGTTTGTTGATGAACTTTAATGGTATGACATCGACATTAGAAGGCTTGATTCGTACTGCTCAGGGGCAGCTTAATTTGATAGGTGAAGCTGACTGGCGCACTCCTGATGCTTGGCATGCTAAAATTGCGGCTAAAGGAGATAAACTGCGGGTGACGATGCCACCCATGTTGCAAGCCGATGTTTCTCCCGATTTAGCATTTGTAGCCTCGCCTCAATCGTTTAAATTAGAGGGACAGGTTGATATCCCCTGGGCGCGGATTTTGATAGAAAAAATACCGGAAGATGTGGTGGCGGTCTCTTCAGATGAAGTGATGCTGAATAATCAGTTACAACCGATAGCTCCACGGAATACGGCTATGGCCATTCAGAGTAATTTGAATATTCTTTTAGGCTCCGATGTACATATTGATGCTTTTGGCCTGCAAGCTCAATTACAGGGTGCATTAAAAGTGGTACAAGATAAACGCGGTTTGGGATTACATGGCCAGATAACCATCCCGCAGGGTAATTTTCATGCTTACGGGCAAGATCTCATTGTGAAAAAGGGAGAACTCTTGTTTTCTGGGCCTGCTGATCAACCCTTATTGAATATTGATGCGATACGTAATCCGGAGACGACAGAAAATAAAGTTACCGCGGGTGTGCTAGTAACCGGTATGGCTAATGCGCCACGGGTAGATGTGTATTCTGATCCCGCTATGTCACAACAAGAAGCTTTGTCTTATTTGTTACGGGGGCAAGGTTTAACCAGCTCGGGCGCTGATGGTGGTGTGATGACTTCAATGTTGATTGGTATTGGCGTAGCAAAAAGTGGTAAATTGGTGGGCAAAATCGGCGAAGCATTTGGCGTCAGTAATTTGACGCTGGATACTGAAGGCGTAGGGAATAGCTCTAAAGTTGTCGTCAGTGGTAATGTGACAAAAAACCTGCAAGTGAAATATGGTGTTGGTATATTTGATTCATTAGCGGCCTTAACGTTACGTTATCAATTGATGCCTAAATTATATTTAGAAGCGGTATCTGGTATTAATCAAACGCTAGATATGCTTTACCAGTTTGAGTTTTAA
- the argR gene encoding transcriptional regulator ArgR, which produces MGNSVKQANLNKRFKELLTEEKCRSHNEIVLLLQDEGFENINQSKVSRMLTKFGAVRVRNAKMEMVYRLPTEPLLPTVSSQLKNLVLDVKHNHSLVVIHTSPGAAQLIARLLDSLRETEGILGNIAGDDTIFTTPIKEVSTENLYKSMRALFGIKQAQEISNI; this is translated from the coding sequence ATGGGTAATTCTGTTAAACAAGCAAACCTTAATAAACGGTTCAAAGAACTTTTAACAGAGGAAAAATGTCGCTCTCACAACGAGATTGTGTTGCTGTTACAGGATGAAGGATTTGAAAATATCAATCAATCAAAAGTATCACGCATGTTGACAAAATTTGGCGCTGTTAGAGTACGTAATGCCAAAATGGAAATGGTTTATCGCCTGCCCACCGAACCATTATTGCCTACTGTCAGTAGTCAATTAAAAAATTTAGTATTAGATGTTAAACATAACCATTCTCTGGTCGTCATTCACACTAGCCCTGGTGCCGCACAATTGATTGCGCGCTTGCTCGATTCTTTAAGGGAAACAGAGGGTATTTTAGGCAATATTGCTGGCGACGATACTATTTTTACTACGCCAATCAAAGAGGTTAGCACTGAGAATTTATATAAATCGATGCGAGCATTGTTTGGTATTAAGCAGGCACAAGAGATTTCAAATATATAG
- a CDS encoding pyridoxal phosphate-dependent aminotransferase, whose product MSQIEKSNKLDNVCYDIRGAVLKEAKRLEEEGHKVLKLNIGNPAPFGFEAPDEILVDVIRNLPTAQGYCDSKGLYSARKAIMQHYQARGICDLTVEDIYIGNGVSELILQSMQALLNTGDEMLIPAPDYPLWTAAVSLSGGKAVHYRCDEAANWFPDIEDIKRNITPRTRGIVIINPNNPTGAVYSEAILKEIVTLAREHNLIIFADEIYDKILYDDAKHYSIAALAPDLLTVTFSGLSKTYRVAGFRQGWMVLNGPKKNAESYIEGLDILASMRLCANVPMQHAIQTALGGYQSINEFIQPGGRLYEQRNLAWELLTQIPGVSCVKPMGALYMFPRIDRKGFNVHNDEKMVLDLLLQQKVLLVQGRAFNWPHPDHVRIVILPCVDELKGAIAKLGQFLENYKQ is encoded by the coding sequence ATGTCACAGATTGAAAAATCCAATAAATTAGACAACGTTTGTTACGATATCCGTGGCGCAGTTTTAAAAGAGGCAAAACGTCTTGAAGAAGAAGGCCACAAAGTATTGAAACTTAACATCGGCAATCCTGCGCCTTTTGGCTTTGAAGCGCCCGATGAAATTTTGGTCGATGTCATTCGTAATTTACCTACAGCGCAAGGCTATTGTGATTCGAAAGGGCTTTATTCAGCACGTAAAGCGATTATGCAGCATTATCAAGCAAGAGGGATCTGTGATCTAACGGTAGAAGATATTTATATCGGTAATGGCGTCTCTGAGCTGATCCTGCAATCCATGCAAGCTTTACTCAATACCGGTGATGAAATGCTGATCCCAGCGCCTGACTACCCACTGTGGACCGCAGCGGTATCACTCTCTGGTGGGAAAGCAGTGCATTACCGCTGTGATGAAGCCGCCAATTGGTTTCCTGATATTGAAGATATAAAAAGAAACATCACCCCACGCACCCGTGGTATCGTGATCATTAATCCAAACAATCCAACCGGAGCCGTTTATAGCGAGGCGATATTAAAAGAAATCGTTACCCTCGCCCGAGAACATAACCTGATTATTTTCGCCGATGAAATCTACGATAAAATTCTTTATGACGATGCCAAACATTATTCTATCGCCGCGTTAGCGCCAGATCTATTAACCGTAACCTTTAGCGGTTTATCCAAAACCTATCGAGTTGCCGGTTTTCGCCAAGGCTGGATGGTACTCAATGGCCCTAAAAAAAACGCAGAAAGTTACATTGAAGGGCTAGATATATTGGCCTCAATGCGTCTTTGTGCCAATGTACCCATGCAACACGCTATTCAAACCGCTTTAGGCGGTTATCAGAGTATCAATGAATTTATTCAGCCTGGGGGACGTTTATATGAACAACGCAACCTAGCCTGGGAGTTACTGACTCAGATCCCCGGTGTTTCTTGTGTTAAACCTATGGGTGCGCTCTATATGTTTCCACGCATCGATCGCAAAGGTTTTAATGTACATAACGATGAAAAAATGGTGTTGGATTTATTATTGCAGCAAAAAGTATTATTGGTGCAAGGCAGAGCCTTTAACTGGCCTCACCCTGATCATGTGCGTATTGTCATCTTACCTTGCGTTGATGAGTTAAAGGGGGCTATCGCTAAGTTAGGGCAATTTTTGGAAAATTATAAACAATGA